A region from the Branchiostoma lanceolatum isolate klBraLanc5 chromosome 2, klBraLanc5.hap2, whole genome shotgun sequence genome encodes:
- the LOC136426790 gene encoding leucine-rich repeat-containing protein 70-like has translation MLVRVVLSAVLLHLAQRRSAVEACPASCRCLEDADRVHCEAKSLTRVPHSIPFNTKRLFLDSNKISEVTSGDFVGLGSLTQLYFTANHITRIAYGAFSTLSRLTYLDVKNNRMAAIRSGMFVGLTSLKRLILSSNMIRNIDDGAFNDLTSIENLDLSYNDMTVVNSGMFVGLHNLKNLDMSYNNISIIRSNTFRHLVELSFLNLNNNRLTNIKPKTFVGLEILDNLRLEQNNIVKITNGAFRPLEKLSTLSLRSNRLKTIPNGMLDGLENLKQLELFINRISKIEDGAFGNLVNLRILWLDWNKLSEVSQKTFSGLIKLDSLTLNNNNLSRIPSSVFDALPSLTKVRLTSNPWHCNCGLVDLWNWMKETNVTYKTPTCASPPALKNVPIANVSLPEFNCVPTEEPEIIYNDSDNGDNTSSAPDGLVLLGPSRWCLIFVFAVTFINIVLLDGLPVV, from the exons ATGCTGGTGAGAGTCGTGTTGTCTGCAGTTCTCCTGCATCTCGCACAGCGGCGCTCTGCTGTAGAAGCCTGCCCCGCCTCCTGCCGCTGCCTGGAAGATGCTGACAGAGTCCACTGCGAGGCCAAGAGCTTAACAAGAGTTCCTCACTCCATTCCTTTCAACACGAAAAGGTTGTTCCTCGATTCCAACAAGATATCAGAAGTCACAAGTGGAGATTTCGTGGGCTTAGGCAGCCTGACACAGCTGTACTTCACGGCCAACCACATCACGCGGATTGCGTACGGCGCTTTCAGCACGCTGTCCCGTCTGACGTATCTCGACGTGAAGAACAACCGCATGGCCGCCATCCGCTCCGGGATGTTCGTTGGTCTAACGTCGCTGAAACGGCTGATTTTATCGTCCAACATGATTCGCAACATCGACGACGGAGCCTTTAACGATCTCACGAGTATTGAGAACCTGGATCTATCCTATAACGACATGACCGTGGTGAACTCCGGGATGTTTGTCGGCTTGCATAACTTGAAAAACCTGGACATGAGTTACAACAACATCAGCATCATCAGGAGCAACACCTTCCGCCATCTTGTCGAACTCTCCTTCCTCAATCTCAACAACAACCGCTTGACGAACATCAAGCCGAAGACGttcgttgggttggagattctCGATAACCTCCGCTTGGAACAGAACAACATTGTAAAGATCACCAACGGAGCGTTTCGGCCGTTAGAGAAGTTATCGACGCTTAGTTTGCGGAGCAATCGCCTAAAAACCATCCCTAACGGCATGCTGGACGGACTGGAGAACCTCAAACAACTGGAGCTCTTCATCAACAGGATCAG CAAAATCGAAGACGGTGCTTTCGGCAATCTTGTCAACCTTCGGATTCTCTGGTTAGATTGGAACAAGCTGAGTGAAGTCTCACAGAAGACCTTCTCTGGGCTGATAAAACTGGACTCTCTGACcctgaacaacaacaatctCTCACGGATCCCCTCCAGTGTGTTCGATGCGCTCCCCAGCTTGACGAAGGTCCGTTTGACCTCCAACCCTTGGCACTGCAACTGCGG CCTTGTGGACCTGTGGAACTGGATGAAGGAGACAAACGTAACCTACAAAACCCCAACGTGCGCCTCTCCACCGGCTCTGAAAAACGTCCCCATCGCGAACGTCAGTCTGCCTGAGTTCAACTGCGTCCCTACAGAAGAACCGGAAATCATCTACAACGACTCGGACAATGGGGACAACACATCATCTGCGCCTGATGGCTTAGTCCTGCTAGGACCATCTAGatggtgtctgatttttgttttcGCTGTGACTTTTATAAATATCGTTTTGCTAGACGGACTTCCTGTGGTTTAA